A stretch of Sulfitobacter sp. THAF37 DNA encodes these proteins:
- a CDS encoding SGNH/GDSL hydrolase family protein, translating to MILVLLLSGALMGACTDPAPRGGGDILVLGDSVMAWNGGSDAAIPDAMQTALGRKVVSKAVPGAQFDNGSGLAGAVGFDIRRQFPGGRWNWIVLNGGANDLGSDCGCGACGAVVDGLIGPDARSGSVPDFIDRLQQETGARIIWMGYYKGNGKGSFQGCRDDLVRMETRIARFAATRSAVYFIDSEDVIDPTDPAMFAADNTHPSPRASALIGSYLARGIAEAGRSQNP from the coding sequence ATGATCCTTGTTCTGCTTCTGAGTGGTGCGCTGATGGGCGCCTGCACCGATCCCGCCCCACGGGGCGGGGGTGACATCCTTGTGCTGGGCGATTCCGTGATGGCGTGGAACGGCGGCAGCGACGCGGCCATCCCGGATGCGATGCAGACGGCGCTGGGCCGCAAGGTCGTCAGCAAGGCGGTGCCGGGCGCGCAGTTTGACAACGGTTCCGGGCTGGCAGGGGCCGTGGGCTTTGACATAAGGCGGCAGTTCCCCGGCGGGCGCTGGAACTGGATCGTGCTGAACGGCGGGGCAAATGACCTCGGCTCGGACTGCGGCTGCGGTGCCTGCGGGGCGGTGGTGGACGGGTTGATCGGGCCGGATGCCCGATCTGGATCGGTGCCGGACTTTATCGACCGTCTACAGCAGGAAACAGGTGCCCGCATCATCTGGATGGGATACTACAAGGGCAACGGCAAGGGATCGTTTCAGGGGTGCCGCGACGATCTGGTTCGGATGGAAACGCGCATCGCCCGCTTCGCTGCCACGCGGTCGGCGGTCTATTTTATCGATTCCGAAGATGTGATCGACCCGACCGATCCGGCGATGTTCGCAGCCGACAACACCCATCCGTCACCGCGCGCCTCGGCTTTGATCGGAAG
- the gltB gene encoding glutamate synthase large subunit: protein MIYDEKWAEDMAAKRAYLAENGLYDESEEHSSCGVGLVVNIDGSKSREVVENGIKALKAIWHRGAVDADGMTGDGAGIHVQIPVPFFYDQVQRTGHTPREDELIAVGQVFLPRTNFGAQETCRTIVEAEVLRMGHYIYGWRHVPVDISVLGEKANATRPEIEQILISNAKGVDEETFERELYVIRRRVEKAVIAAQVPNFYIASMSCRSIIYKGMMLAEQVAEFYPDLKDERFISAFAIYHQRYSTNTFPQWWLAQPFRMLAHNGEINTLKGNLNWMKSHEIRMASAAFGEMADDIKPIVAAGSSDSAALDSVFEALVRAGRSAPMAKTMLVPESWSKQAVELPQAWRDMYSYCNSVMEPWDGPAALAMTDGRWVCAGLDRNGLRPMRYVVTGDGMLIAGSEAGMVPLDESNVVRKGALGPGQLISVDMKKGKLYGDAQIKDKMAGALPFGDWVGKIVELDEPLAKVTEKPVFSGNELRRRQVAAGYSIEDLEQILAPMAEDGKEALASMGDDTPSAVLSNQYRPLSHFFRQNFSQVTNPPIDSLREFRVMSLKTRFGNLKNVLDEDSSQTEILVLDSPFVGNAQFDALFSHFNADVVTIDCSFAPGEGALSAGLKRIRAEAEDAVRSGAGHLVLSDHLSGKDKVAMPMILATSAVHSHLTRNGLRTFTSLNVRSAECVDPHYFAVLIGCGATVVNAYLAEDSIADRIDRGLLDVSLTTAISRYRTAIDQGLLKIMAKMGISVVSSYRGGLNFEAVGLSRAMCAEYFPGMISRISGIGVTGIQRKAEEVHAKGWQGDGTVLPIGGFYKARKSGETHAWEASSMHMLQMACNRASYQMWQQYSAKMKSNPPIHLRDLLDIKPMGNPVPLEEVESITSIRKRFVTPGMSLGALSPEAHKTLNVAMNRIGAKSDSGEGGEDPAHFVPEANGDNPSAKIKQVASGRFGVTAEYLNQCEELEIKVAQGAKPGEGGQLPGMKVTDLIARLRHSTKGVTLISPPPHHDIYSIEDLAQLIYDLKQINPRCKVTVKLVASSGVGTIAAGVAKAKADIILISGHNGGTGASPATSIKYAGLPWEMGLTEAHQVLSMNNLRDRVTLRTDGGLRTGRDIVMAAMMGAEEYGIGTAALIAMGCIMVRQCQSNTCPVGVCTQDESLRGKFTGNADKVVNLITFYAQEVREILAGLGARSLDEVIGRADLLAQVSRGSAHLDDLDLNPLLIAVDGAQNNVYDRDKPRQPVLDTLDAQIVRDAARFLEDGEKMQLSYAVQNTHRTVGTRVSSHIIKKFGMRNSLQADHLTVKLTGSAGQSLGAFAARGLKLEVSGDGNDYVGKGLSGGTIVVRPNMASPITASENTIIGNTVLYGATSGFLFAAGRAGERFAVRNSGAHVVIEGCGSNGCEYMTGGVAVILGEIGANFGAGMTGGMAYLYDPDKTAEVLMNKETIVTCSVTVDHWLDELKTLLERHQLETHSRKAEELLQHWETEKHNFIQVCPKEMLPHLAAPLSVDEAAMPAE, encoded by the coding sequence ATGATCTATGACGAAAAATGGGCCGAGGACATGGCCGCAAAGCGGGCTTACCTGGCCGAGAATGGCCTTTACGATGAATCCGAGGAACACTCCTCCTGCGGGGTCGGCCTGGTGGTCAATATCGACGGGTCCAAGTCGCGTGAGGTTGTCGAAAACGGGATCAAGGCGCTCAAGGCGATCTGGCACCGCGGGGCTGTCGACGCGGACGGGATGACAGGGGACGGCGCGGGCATACACGTGCAGATCCCGGTGCCCTTTTTCTATGATCAGGTGCAGCGCACCGGTCACACCCCGCGCGAGGACGAACTGATCGCGGTGGGCCAGGTGTTCCTTCCGCGCACCAACTTCGGTGCGCAGGAGACATGCCGTACCATCGTTGAAGCCGAAGTGCTGCGCATGGGCCACTACATCTACGGCTGGCGGCACGTGCCGGTCGACATCTCGGTTCTGGGCGAAAAGGCGAACGCGACCCGCCCCGAGATCGAGCAGATCCTGATTTCCAATGCCAAGGGCGTGGACGAGGAAACCTTCGAGCGCGAACTCTATGTGATCCGTCGCCGGGTGGAAAAGGCCGTGATTGCGGCGCAGGTCCCGAATTTTTACATCGCGTCCATGTCCTGCCGCAGCATCATCTACAAGGGCATGATGCTGGCTGAACAGGTGGCGGAATTCTATCCCGACCTAAAAGACGAACGCTTTATTTCCGCCTTTGCGATCTACCACCAGCGTTACTCGACCAACACCTTCCCGCAGTGGTGGCTGGCGCAACCCTTCCGGATGCTCGCCCACAACGGCGAGATCAACACGCTGAAGGGGAACCTGAACTGGATGAAAAGCCACGAGATCCGGATGGCCTCGGCCGCTTTCGGCGAGATGGCAGACGATATCAAGCCGATCGTCGCCGCGGGGTCGAGCGACAGCGCGGCTCTGGATTCGGTTTTCGAGGCACTGGTGCGGGCAGGCCGTTCCGCACCTATGGCCAAGACGATGCTGGTGCCGGAAAGCTGGTCCAAGCAGGCGGTTGAACTGCCGCAGGCCTGGCGCGACATGTATTCCTACTGCAACTCCGTCATGGAACCCTGGGACGGTCCCGCCGCCCTGGCGATGACTGACGGGCGCTGGGTCTGCGCCGGGTTGGACCGGAACGGCCTGCGCCCGATGCGCTACGTGGTCACCGGGGACGGAATGCTGATCGCCGGTTCCGAGGCGGGGATGGTTCCGCTTGATGAATCCAATGTGGTCCGAAAAGGCGCGCTGGGGCCGGGCCAGCTGATCTCGGTCGATATGAAGAAGGGCAAGCTTTATGGCGATGCCCAGATCAAGGATAAAATGGCGGGTGCGCTGCCCTTCGGTGATTGGGTCGGCAAGATCGTGGAGCTGGACGAGCCGCTGGCGAAGGTCACTGAAAAACCTGTGTTCTCAGGCAACGAACTGCGTCGCCGCCAGGTCGCGGCAGGCTATTCGATCGAGGACCTTGAACAGATCCTGGCTCCGATGGCCGAAGACGGGAAGGAGGCGCTGGCGTCGATGGGTGACGATACGCCCTCTGCCGTGCTGTCGAACCAGTACCGCCCGCTGAGCCATTTCTTCCGCCAGAACTTCAGCCAGGTCACCAACCCGCCCATCGACTCCTTGCGCGAGTTCCGGGTGATGAGCCTCAAGACGCGGTTTGGAAACCTCAAGAACGTTCTGGATGAAGACAGCAGCCAGACTGAAATTCTGGTGCTCGACAGCCCCTTTGTCGGCAACGCCCAGTTCGACGCGTTGTTCAGCCACTTCAACGCGGATGTGGTCACGATCGACTGCTCTTTCGCTCCGGGCGAGGGCGCGCTGAGCGCGGGCCTCAAGCGCATCCGTGCCGAGGCGGAAGACGCCGTGCGCTCCGGCGCGGGGCACCTGGTGCTGTCCGACCATCTGAGCGGCAAGGACAAGGTGGCGATGCCGATGATCCTGGCGACTTCGGCGGTGCACAGCCATCTCACCCGCAATGGACTCAGGACCTTCACCTCTCTCAATGTGCGGTCGGCGGAATGTGTTGACCCGCATTACTTCGCCGTGCTGATCGGCTGTGGCGCGACCGTGGTGAACGCCTACCTGGCGGAGGATTCCATCGCGGACCGGATCGACCGCGGGCTGCTGGATGTGTCGCTGACCACCGCGATCTCGCGCTACCGGACGGCGATTGACCAGGGTTTGCTCAAGATCATGGCAAAGATGGGCATCAGCGTGGTGTCTTCCTACCGTGGCGGCCTGAACTTCGAGGCGGTGGGCCTGTCCCGCGCCATGTGCGCGGAATACTTCCCCGGCATGATCAGCCGCATCAGCGGTATCGGCGTCACCGGCATCCAGCGCAAGGCCGAAGAGGTCCACGCCAAAGGCTGGCAGGGCGACGGCACCGTTCTGCCCATCGGCGGCTTCTACAAGGCGCGTAAATCGGGCGAGACCCACGCCTGGGAGGCATCGTCGATGCATATGTTGCAGATGGCCTGCAACCGGGCTTCCTATCAGATGTGGCAGCAGTATTCGGCCAAGATGAAATCGAACCCGCCGATCCATCTGCGCGATCTTCTGGACATCAAGCCGATGGGCAACCCCGTGCCGCTGGAAGAGGTGGAGAGCATTACGTCGATCCGCAAGCGGTTCGTGACGCCGGGCATGTCGCTGGGCGCACTGAGCCCCGAGGCGCACAAGACATTGAACGTGGCGATGAACCGCATCGGCGCCAAGTCCGACAGCGGCGAGGGTGGCGAAGACCCGGCGCATTTCGTGCCGGAAGCCAACGGTGACAACCCCTCGGCCAAGATCAAGCAGGTCGCGTCGGGCCGCTTCGGCGTGACGGCGGAATATCTCAACCAGTGCGAAGAGCTTGAGATCAAAGTCGCCCAAGGTGCCAAGCCTGGCGAAGGTGGGCAGCTTCCGGGCATGAAAGTCACAGACCTGATTGCGCGGCTGCGCCATTCGACCAAGGGGGTGACGCTGATTTCTCCGCCGCCGCACCACGACATCTATTCGATCGAGGACCTGGCGCAGCTGATCTACGACCTCAAGCAGATCAACCCGCGCTGCAAGGTGACGGTCAAGCTGGTCGCGTCCTCGGGTGTCGGGACTATTGCCGCCGGTGTGGCCAAGGCCAAGGCCGACATCATCCTGATCTCGGGGCACAATGGCGGCACCGGGGCCAGCCCCGCGACCAGTATCAAATATGCGGGCCTGCCCTGGGAAATGGGCCTGACCGAGGCGCATCAGGTGCTGTCGATGAACAACCTGCGCGACCGTGTGACCTTGCGGACCGACGGCGGGCTGCGCACCGGGCGCGACATCGTCATGGCCGCTATGATGGGGGCCGAGGAATACGGCATCGGGACGGCGGCGTTGATTGCCATGGGCTGCATCATGGTCCGCCAGTGCCAGTCCAACACCTGCCCGGTGGGCGTGTGCACGCAGGACGAGTCGCTGCGTGGCAAGTTTACCGGCAATGCGGACAAGGTGGTGAATCTCATCACCTTCTATGCCCAGGAAGTGCGCGAGATCCTCGCAGGTCTCGGCGCGCGCAGTCTGGACGAGGTGATCGGCCGGGCCGACCTGCTGGCACAGGTCAGCCGCGGATCGGCGCATCTGGACGATCTGGACCTCAACCCTCTGTTGATCGCGGTGGATGGCGCCCAGAACAACGTCTACGACCGCGACAAGCCGCGACAGCCGGTGCTGGACACGCTGGATGCCCAGATCGTGCGGGATGCGGCACGCTTCCTTGAGGATGGTGAGAAGATGCAGCTGTCCTATGCGGTGCAGAACACGCATCGCACCGTGGGCACGCGGGTATCCAGCCACATCATCAAGAAGTTCGGCATGCGCAATTCGCTTCAGGCCGACCACCTGACGGTCAAGCTGACCGGCTCTGCCGGACAGTCGCTGGGCGCCTTTGCGGCCAGGGGGCTCAAGCTGGAAGTCTCGGGCGACGGCAACGATTATGTTGGCAAGGGGCTGTCGGGCGGCACCATCGTGGTGCGGCCCAACATGGCCAGCCCGATCACTGCTTCAGAGAACACGATCATCGGGAACACCGTCCTTTACGGTGCGACATCGGGCTTCCTTTTTGCCGCTGGCCGTGCCGGGGAACGCTTTGCAGTGCGCAACTCAGGCGCACATGTGGTGATCGAAGGCTGCGGCAGCAACGGGTGCGAGTACATGACCGGTGGCGTCGCCGTGATCCTGGGTGAGATCGGTGCGAATTTCGGGGCCGGTATGACCGGGGGCATGGCCTATCTCTATGACCCCGACAAGACGGCCGAGGTGCTGATGAACAAGGAAACCATCGTCACCTGCAGCGTCACGGTGGATCACTGGCTGGACGAGCTGAAGACGCTTCTTGAACGCCATCAGTTGGAGACCCACAGCCGCAAGGCAGAGGAATTGCTGCAGCACTGGGAGACCGAGAAGCACAACTTCATTCAGGTCTGCCCCAAGGAAATGCTGCCGCACCTGGCCGCGCCCCTAAGTGTCGACGAGGCGGCGATGCCAGCCGAGTGA
- a CDS encoding GFA family protein — MSEISGQCLCGAVRVTAQTDNPILRACHCEMCRRHTSGAFFSIETVPGSVIVTGDAMTYRSSEWAQRGFCGTCGSTLWYETIHDGRRNLAAGLFEDGGGAPLKMEFFADKCPQGYRLAGDHRRLTTDETIAMFAGGAE; from the coding sequence ATGTCTGAGATTAGCGGCCAATGCCTTTGCGGTGCCGTCCGTGTCACGGCGCAGACGGACAACCCGATTCTGAGGGCCTGTCATTGCGAGATGTGCCGCAGGCACACCTCCGGCGCGTTCTTTTCAATCGAAACGGTACCGGGCAGCGTCATTGTGACCGGCGACGCGATGACGTACCGGTCTTCCGAATGGGCGCAGCGCGGGTTTTGCGGCACATGCGGTTCGACCCTGTGGTACGAGACCATCCATGACGGCCGCCGCAACCTGGCAGCCGGACTGTTTGAAGACGGCGGGGGCGCGCCGCTCAAGATGGAGTTTTTTGCCGATAAGTGTCCGCAGGGCTACCGGCTGGCAGGGGATCACAGGCGCCTGACCACCGATGAAACCATCGCGATGTTTGCCGGGGGTGCGGAATGA
- a CDS encoding GFA family protein: MPTAEAIGKCLCGAVRITVTDPVGWVGVCHCAMCRRWSGSVFACFPAAPETVAISGPVKIHASSSLAERAFCGDCGSHLWMRDRDDTADFDLMPGLFDATKDWPLRSEIYCDEAPVAFALAGDHPKATADQYRKKYPRAQEVIDDV, translated from the coding sequence ATGCCAACAGCCGAGGCAATCGGTAAGTGCCTGTGTGGGGCTGTGCGGATCACCGTGACCGACCCGGTCGGCTGGGTTGGTGTTTGCCATTGCGCCATGTGCCGTCGTTGGAGCGGATCGGTCTTTGCCTGTTTCCCCGCCGCACCCGAAACAGTCGCGATAAGTGGTCCGGTCAAGATCCATGCATCGTCCAGTCTGGCGGAACGTGCTTTCTGCGGCGACTGCGGGTCGCATCTTTGGATGCGCGACAGAGATGATACTGCCGATTTCGACCTGATGCCGGGCCTCTTCGACGCGACGAAAGACTGGCCGCTGCGCAGTGAAATCTACTGCGACGAGGCACCGGTAGCCTTTGCGCTTGCCGGCGACCATCCCAAGGCCACGGCGGACCAGTATCGCAAGAAGTATCCCCGCGCGCAGGAGGTAATCGACGATGTCTGA